The following are from one region of the Pseudomonadales bacterium genome:
- the ilvD gene encoding dihydroxy-acid dehydratase encodes MTSKRPYSSTIVDGVTHAPSRAMLHAVGFTDADFSKPQIGIASTFSMVTPCNMHINTLADAAGMGADEAGGKSVLFNTITVSDGISMGSPGMRYSLVSREVIADSIETVVGAQGFDGFVAIGGCDKNMPACAIAMARLDRPSVFVYGGTIQPGAERRDIISVFEAVGGHAAGNVSDIALKEVERTAIPGPGSCGGMYTANTMASAIEALGLSLPNSSAQEAVSQAKRDDSYRAGAAVFNLIERGLRPSDILCREAFENAITTVIALEGSTNAVLHLLAIAHAANVPLSLADFSRIGARVPVLADMRPAGQYAMSELIAIGGIQPLMKRLLDEGLLHGDCMTVTGNTLRENLAEVADYPAGQQIIRPFSNPVKKDSHLVILHGNLAPEGAVAKITGHEGLVFTGKAKCFQGEEAAMSAIMAGVIVKGDVVVVRYEGPRGGPGMREMLSPTSAINGRGLSKDVALITDGRFSGGSHGFVIGHITPEAFEGGPIALIEDGDTITVDAEAREIRLQVDDAEIARRRARWQPPAPYTTRGALAKYAKLVSSASLGAVTDL; translated from the coding sequence ATGACCAGCAAGCGACCTTATTCGTCCACCATCGTCGATGGTGTCACCCACGCTCCCAGCCGGGCCATGCTCCACGCAGTGGGATTTACCGATGCGGATTTCAGCAAGCCCCAGATCGGCATCGCTTCGACCTTCAGCATGGTCACGCCCTGCAACATGCACATCAACACGCTGGCGGACGCGGCCGGCATGGGCGCAGACGAAGCGGGCGGCAAGAGCGTGCTGTTCAATACGATCACCGTCTCCGACGGCATCTCCATGGGCAGTCCGGGCATGCGCTACTCGCTGGTATCCCGGGAGGTTATCGCAGATTCGATCGAAACGGTGGTCGGCGCCCAGGGCTTTGATGGATTCGTCGCCATCGGCGGGTGCGACAAGAACATGCCCGCCTGCGCCATCGCCATGGCGCGGCTCGACCGGCCGAGTGTGTTTGTCTACGGCGGCACCATTCAGCCGGGTGCTGAGCGCCGCGACATCATTTCCGTGTTCGAAGCGGTCGGCGGACATGCCGCCGGCAATGTTTCGGACATCGCGCTCAAGGAAGTCGAGCGCACGGCCATCCCCGGACCCGGCTCCTGCGGCGGCATGTACACGGCCAATACCATGGCCTCCGCCATCGAAGCCCTCGGTCTGTCTCTGCCCAACAGCTCCGCACAGGAAGCCGTATCCCAGGCCAAGCGCGACGACAGTTATCGTGCGGGTGCCGCGGTGTTCAATCTGATCGAGCGCGGTCTGCGCCCGAGCGACATCCTCTGCCGGGAAGCCTTCGAAAACGCGATCACCACGGTGATCGCCCTCGAAGGTTCAACCAATGCCGTGCTGCATCTGCTGGCCATCGCGCATGCCGCCAATGTGCCCCTGTCACTGGCAGACTTCAGCCGCATCGGCGCCCGGGTACCCGTGCTCGCCGACATGCGTCCGGCCGGACAGTACGCGATGAGTGAACTGATCGCGATCGGCGGCATCCAGCCACTGATGAAGCGACTGCTCGACGAAGGTCTGCTGCATGGGGACTGTATGACGGTGACCGGAAATACCCTGCGGGAGAATCTCGCGGAGGTGGCCGACTATCCCGCCGGTCAGCAGATCATCCGGCCCTTCAGCAATCCGGTTAAGAAGGACTCCCATCTGGTCATTCTGCACGGCAATCTGGCCCCCGAAGGCGCAGTCGCGAAGATCACCGGGCACGAAGGGCTGGTGTTCACAGGCAAAGCCAAGTGCTTCCAGGGCGAGGAGGCCGCCATGAGCGCGATCATGGCTGGGGTGATCGTCAAGGGTGATGTGGTCGTGGTGCGCTATGAAGGTCCACGGGGTGGACCCGGCATGCGTGAAATGCTCTCACCGACCAGCGCCATCAATGGCCGCGGGCTCTCCAAAGACGTGGCACTGATCACCGACGGACGTTTCAGCGGCGGTTCCCACGGCTTCGTGATCGGCCATATCACGCCCGAAGCTTTCGAAGGCGGACCCATTGCCCTGATCGAAGACGGCGACACCATCACCGTGGATGCCGAAGCACGGGAAATCCGTCTGCAGGTGGACGACGCGGAAATCGCGCGACGGCGGGCCCGCTGGCAGCCACCTGCGCCCTACACCACCCGCGGCGCGCTGGCGAAATACGCGAAGCTGGTGAGCTCAGCGAGTCTGGGCGCAGTCACCGACCTCTGA
- a CDS encoding GGDEF domain-containing protein, translating into MDAPRTWIFQRVLLVTLISIAASVAITLAITWFFTGAFQLGMGLFIAIFAPAVIAPVGSYQYISLTCRLRTANEQLRVLSEIDSLTGALNRRRFLELSEQQLSLAARHGYPTSLLVIDFDHFKQVNDRYGHAGGDRVLVEITEVIRRTIRDSDLLGRVGGEEFALLLPHTAGQGAALLAERVVQAIRATAIDAADVSIQVTVSIGGATCESSRTPLDQLLHSADEQLYEAKQAGRNRVHISPAAGDIDRRYQAAS; encoded by the coding sequence ATGGATGCCCCGAGAACCTGGATCTTCCAGCGCGTCTTACTGGTGACGCTGATCTCGATCGCCGCCTCGGTGGCGATCACGCTGGCCATTACCTGGTTTTTTACCGGCGCCTTCCAGCTCGGCATGGGCCTGTTCATCGCGATTTTCGCACCGGCTGTGATCGCGCCCGTGGGCAGCTATCAGTACATCTCCCTCACCTGTCGTCTGCGCACAGCCAACGAGCAGCTGCGCGTCCTGTCCGAGATCGATTCGCTGACCGGCGCCCTCAACCGGCGACGCTTTCTCGAACTCAGCGAACAGCAGCTGTCGCTGGCCGCTCGACACGGCTACCCGACCAGTCTGCTGGTCATCGACTTCGACCACTTCAAACAGGTCAACGACCGTTATGGCCACGCCGGTGGCGATCGGGTGCTGGTGGAGATCACCGAAGTCATACGCCGGACCATTCGCGACTCAGATCTGCTCGGCCGGGTCGGTGGCGAAGAATTCGCACTGCTCCTGCCCCATACCGCCGGACAGGGTGCCGCACTCCTGGCCGAGCGGGTCGTGCAGGCGATCCGCGCCACGGCGATCGACGCCGCCGATGTATCGATTCAGGTCACTGTCAGTATCGGTGGGGCAACCTGCGAGAGCAGCCGCACTCCGCTGGATCAGCTGCTGCACAGCGCCGACGAACAGCTCTACGAGGCAAAACAGGCGGGCCGTAATCGCGTGCATATTTCGCCTGCCGCGGGAGATATCGACCGCCGCTACCAGGCCGCATCGTGA
- a CDS encoding L,D-transpeptidase family protein translates to MPSVQADSAALALPTAAADSPGTAADGVAGLRASRILVDKSERLLTLFSAGRPIRQYPISLGLNPRGHKLQEGDKRTPEGIYLIDFKNPDSAFYRSLRVSYPNERDRLAAEERGYEPGGQIMIHGTPNGRLIRTSSSYGYDWTDGCIAVTNAAMDELWQLVDLGTLIEIRP, encoded by the coding sequence ATGCCGAGTGTTCAGGCCGACAGCGCCGCATTGGCACTCCCGACTGCCGCGGCAGACAGCCCTGGGACCGCAGCAGACGGTGTTGCGGGGCTGCGCGCGTCCCGCATCCTGGTGGACAAATCCGAGCGCCTCCTGACTCTCTTCAGCGCCGGCAGGCCGATTCGCCAGTATCCGATTTCCCTCGGTCTCAATCCCCGGGGGCACAAACTCCAGGAAGGGGACAAGCGTACCCCGGAAGGCATCTATCTCATCGACTTCAAGAACCCGGACAGCGCCTTCTACCGCTCCCTGCGGGTTTCCTATCCGAACGAGCGGGATCGCCTGGCCGCCGAGGAGCGCGGCTACGAGCCCGGCGGACAGATCATGATCCACGGCACCCCGAACGGCCGTCTGATCCGAACTTCGAGCAGCTATGGCTACGACTGGACCGATGGCTGCATCGCGGTCACCAATGCCGCCATGGATGAGCTCTGGCAACTGGTGGATCTCGGAACACTCATCGAAATCAGACCCTGA
- a CDS encoding TMEM165/GDT1 family protein, with protein sequence MDWKIFLTVFGTVFLAELGDKTQLATLLFASREGVSLLTVFLAASAALIATTAVGVAAGSFVADQIDPKYLSYVAGAGFILIGLWTLWTAAN encoded by the coding sequence ATGGACTGGAAAATCTTCCTCACCGTCTTCGGCACCGTTTTCCTCGCTGAGCTGGGGGACAAAACTCAGCTCGCCACGCTGCTCTTTGCCAGCCGCGAAGGGGTCAGTCTGCTCACGGTGTTTCTGGCCGCTTCCGCCGCGCTGATCGCCACCACCGCGGTCGGTGTCGCCGCGGGCAGTTTCGTAGCGGACCAGATCGATCCGAAGTACCTGTCCTATGTCGCCGGGGCAGGCTTCATCCTGATCGGGCTGTGGACGCTCTGGACCGCAGCGAACTGA
- a CDS encoding M81 family metallopeptidase, translating to MHVVIATLSHETNTFSPVLTDLDRFSGGRGVPLEGEEAIRTYRGTASCVGGYLQAAAEVGARVTIPVVAAAPPSGPVEDDAFEYACAKILAAVAGGCDALMLDLHGAMVTRTYEDGEGELLRRIREIAPSLPIAVALDMHANLYPAIVEHATLITGYHTYPHIDMDGTALRGGRAILDCVTGKVRPTMVWGNAPMLPHVMRQGTDDFPNRELQQRVIEMEAQGGIAVSLFTGFPHADIYNAGLSVVVVTDADRALAESWRDELLDQAWQDRAAFVYKVDPLEESVARAKQLGESGASDGPVLLLDHYDNTASGGTMDTTEVLAEILRQGLEDVAVFGIFDPAAVAQMEAAGIGNEISLDLGGKLKMPALKVQSRPLRVTGTVKLLSEGRFPATVAMSRGLTMNMGRTAVLRIGSVDVVVISRHIEPFDPGCFRSLGIEPRSRRFLMLKSRIHYRVGFAPLVRETVECAGVGVCTSDYSQLTFSRVRRPIYPLDGVNTRDPV from the coding sequence ATGCACGTTGTCATAGCCACACTCAGTCACGAGACGAACACCTTCTCGCCGGTACTCACAGATCTCGATCGCTTCTCCGGTGGCCGCGGCGTGCCCCTGGAAGGAGAGGAGGCGATCCGAACCTATCGGGGCACCGCCAGCTGTGTCGGCGGTTATCTGCAGGCGGCTGCCGAAGTCGGCGCCCGGGTGACCATTCCGGTGGTGGCGGCAGCCCCGCCTTCGGGTCCTGTGGAAGACGACGCCTTCGAGTATGCGTGCGCGAAGATACTGGCGGCGGTGGCCGGTGGCTGCGACGCGCTGATGCTGGATCTGCATGGTGCCATGGTCACGCGCACCTATGAAGACGGCGAGGGCGAACTGCTCAGGCGGATCCGGGAGATCGCACCCAGCCTGCCGATTGCCGTTGCGCTGGACATGCACGCCAATCTGTATCCGGCCATCGTCGAGCACGCCACGCTCATAACAGGCTATCACACGTATCCCCACATCGACATGGATGGCACGGCCCTCAGAGGCGGTCGAGCCATACTCGATTGCGTGACAGGAAAAGTGCGCCCCACCATGGTCTGGGGTAATGCACCCATGCTGCCGCATGTGATGCGCCAGGGTACCGACGACTTCCCCAATCGGGAACTGCAGCAGCGGGTGATCGAAATGGAAGCCCAGGGCGGTATCGCGGTGAGTCTGTTTACAGGTTTTCCCCACGCCGACATTTACAACGCCGGACTGTCGGTGGTGGTGGTGACAGACGCCGACCGGGCGCTGGCTGAAAGCTGGCGCGATGAACTGCTCGACCAGGCGTGGCAGGACAGAGCCGCCTTCGTCTATAAGGTCGACCCGCTCGAGGAGTCGGTGGCCCGGGCAAAACAGCTTGGTGAGTCCGGGGCGTCCGATGGCCCCGTGCTGCTGCTGGATCACTACGACAACACGGCATCGGGCGGCACCATGGATACCACAGAAGTACTGGCGGAAATTCTCAGGCAGGGCCTGGAAGACGTTGCCGTATTCGGAATCTTCGATCCGGCAGCCGTTGCGCAGATGGAAGCGGCCGGTATCGGCAACGAAATCAGCCTGGATCTTGGCGGCAAGCTGAAGATGCCGGCACTCAAGGTACAGAGCAGACCACTGCGGGTGACGGGCACGGTAAAACTGTTGAGCGAAGGGCGTTTCCCGGCCACCGTTGCGATGTCCCGGGGTCTGACCATGAACATGGGCAGGACGGCCGTGCTGCGTATCGGATCGGTCGATGTGGTGGTCATTTCCCGGCACATCGAACCCTTCGATCCGGGCTGTTTCCGCTCCCTGGGCATCGAGCCGCGCTCCCGGCGTTTTCTGATGCTGAAATCCCGCATCCACTACCGGGTTGGATTTGCTCCCCTGGTCCGGGAGACAGTGGAATGCGCCGGGGTCGGGGTGTGCACCTCAGACTACTCCCAGCTCACATTCAGCAGAGTGCGCCGGCCCATCTATCCTCTGGACGGCGTCAACACCCGGGACCCGGTTTAA
- a CDS encoding cytochrome c has product MRVQLWRALGSASGRRVAIYVQLVTLLLLTSPGWGERLNPDLGEPLTAAEIGALAKTILPDGTGLPAGSGSAAAGGELYAVHCQACHGADGTGGINDRLAGGQGSLAGPAPLLTVGSYWPYATTLFDYVRRAMPYQSPGSLSDDQVYALTAYVLFLNGIVAENHELNARSLPAVPMPNAGGFHSSYTEHPQPSDPG; this is encoded by the coding sequence GTGCGCGTACAACTGTGGCGCGCGCTGGGCAGTGCGTCAGGCCGCCGCGTTGCAATCTACGTTCAGCTGGTCACCCTGCTTCTGCTTACCAGCCCGGGCTGGGGCGAGCGGCTGAATCCGGACCTCGGTGAGCCGCTCACCGCGGCGGAGATCGGCGCCCTGGCAAAGACCATCCTGCCCGACGGCACGGGTCTGCCCGCGGGTTCGGGTAGCGCCGCCGCTGGCGGCGAACTCTATGCCGTACATTGTCAGGCCTGTCACGGAGCTGACGGGACAGGCGGCATCAACGACCGCCTCGCCGGTGGCCAGGGGTCGCTCGCCGGACCGGCACCACTGCTCACCGTCGGCAGCTACTGGCCCTACGCGACCACCCTGTTCGACTACGTGCGTCGTGCGATGCCTTACCAGAGTCCGGGCTCCCTGAGTGACGATCAGGTTTACGCGCTCACTGCCTATGTGCTTTTTCTCAATGGCATCGTCGCTGAGAATCATGAGCTGAACGCCCGCTCACTACCCGCAGTCCCCATGCCGAATGCCGGTGGTTTCCACTCAAGCTACACAGAACATCCGCAACCGTCGGATCCAGGGTGA